From Vidua macroura isolate BioBank_ID:100142 chromosome 8, ASM2450914v1, whole genome shotgun sequence, one genomic window encodes:
- the ITPRIP gene encoding inositol 1,4,5-trisphosphate receptor-interacting protein gives MPVGLFRVCLLVITAIVNHPLFFPKENGTVPENTEEIIQKMKEREESLRLEQLRLEQEIADQEATQKALEKAAVVVEESKEEKVRWDMWTALSMVIFLLIELWRQDFQEGNWQDIGGEEDDMAVLGKAFKGVALPDKAVLASFYEKRILGTTGDMARMREMVEGFADDLLEALRSVCNRDADMEVEDCMGVGSMYENWRVRKPFVCDLIVPFAPPEPYCFRCQTWCSGDSFPPDEQGYGTIKVCRADEDATGCICDKTKLGEDMLCLLHSHVSSTRPSSEMEDLLCFKNTQYLDADQVMKWFQIAVTKAWNRISHKYEFDLSFSLLDSPGALKIKFKSGKSIAFNLTPVVQYENSDVYFISHFPRSSLAADIPSSTHWFLTFAVYERRFIQLVSKTLPANACHVSCLQILSFLHGKQCSLTGPSGLTNYHLKTVLLHLLQARPSQDWAPEKLEARLQDMLKFLEKCLHEKKLYHFFIGNGKVPAELAFPVIFQRAEPLNLFRPFVLRRDIYRKMVDTFHEMLRNMSALINEYTVHIPLAHTNGIHKEPL, from the coding sequence ATGCCCGTGGGACTCTTCCGGGTGTGCCTACTGGTGATTACAGCTATTGTCAACCACCCGCTCTTCTTCCCTAAGGAGAATGGCACCGTCCCCGAGAACACAGAAGAAATCATCCAGAAGATGAAGGAGCGGGAGGAGAGCCTGCGGCTGGAGCAGTTGCGCTTGGAGCAGGAAATCGCAGACCAGGAAGCCACACAGAAGGCTCTGGAAAAGGCTGCAGTGGTAGTGGaggaaagcaaagaggaaaaggtccgatgggatatgtggactgccctCTCCATGGTCATCTTCCTGCTGATCGAGCTCTGGAGGCAGGATTTCCAGGAAGGGAATTGGCAGGACATAGGAGGAGAAGAGGATGACATGGCAGTCCTGGGGAAAGCATTTAAAGGAGTGGCCTTGCCTGACAAGGCTGTCCTGGCCAGCTTCTATGAGAAGCGTATCCTGGGTACCACTGGAGACATGGCCAGGATGCGGGAGATGGTGGAAGGCTTTGCAGATGACCTGCTGGAGGCCTTGAGGAGCGTTTGTAACCGGGATGCTGACATGGAAGTGGAAGATTGCATGGGTGTGGGGAGCATGTATGAGAACTGGAGAGTGCGTAAACCCTTCGTCTGTGATCTGATAGTGCCTTTTGCTCCCCCAGAGCCTTACTGCTTTCGCTGCCAGACCTGGTGCTCTGGTGACTCTTTTCCCCCAGATGAACAAGGTTACGGCACTATCAAGGTGTGCAGGGCAGATGAGGATGCGACAGGTTGCATCTGTGACAAGACTAAACTAGGGGAAGATATGCTGTGCCTCCTCCATAGCCATGTCAGTAGTACCAGGCCCAGCAGTGAGATGGAAGACCTCCTGTGCTTCAAAAATACTCAGTATCTGGATGCCGACCAAGTCATGAAGTGGTTCCAGATTGCCGTAACCAAGGCCTGGAACAGAATTTCCCACAAATATGAATTTGACCTTTCCTTCAGCCTCCTGGACTCGCCAGGAGCCCTGAAGATAAAATTTAAATCGGGGAAATCGATTGCCTTCAACCTCACCCCTGTGGTGCAGTATGAGAACTCTGACGTTTACTTCATCTCCCACTTCCctcggagcagcctggcagcagacATCCCCTCCAGCACCCACTGGTTTCTCACTTTCGCAGTGTATGAGAGGAGGTTCATCCAGCTGGTCTCCAAAACACTGCCTGCCAATGCCTGCCACGTCAGCTGCCTTCAgatcctctccttcctccatgGGAAGCAGTGCAGCCTCACAGGTCCCAGCGGGCTCACCAATTACCACCTGAAAACAGTGCTGCTGCATCTCCTGCAGGCACGTCCCAGTCAGGACTGGGCCCCAGAAAAGCTGGAGGCCCGCCTACAGGACATGCTGAAATTCCTAGAAAAATGTTTGCATGAAAAGAAGCTTTATCACTTCTTTATTGGCAATGGGAAGGtaccagcagagctggctttCCCCGTCATATTTCAGAGGGCTGAGCCTCTCAACCTTTTCCGTCCCTTTGTGCTACGCAGGGACATTTACAGGAAGATGGTGGACACGTTCCACGAGATGCTCAGGAACATGTCTGCACTGATAAATGAGTACACAGTGCACATTCCCCTTGCACACACCAATGGGATCCATAAGGAGCCCCTTTAA